The window GAGACGCGGCGACCGGGTACCGCGGTGTGGCGCACGGGTACATCTCCGCGCTCGGGCAGATCGCGGGCCAAGCCAGGGACGCCGCAAACGGGGTGAAGACGGCGGGCGTCGTGGTCGGGACCACCCGGGCGATCATCTTCGACCTGATCGCGACGTTCATCAGCAACGTGATCACCCGCGCGCTGCTGGCGCTGGCCTCGGCGTGGTTCACCTTCGGCGCTTCGGTCGGCGTATTCATCGCCAGCGTCGTCGCCGACGCGGTCCAACTGGCCGCCAAGCTCCAGAAGCGGCTCGGCAAGCTGCTGCAGGCGATCCAGCAGTTCGTATCCAAGTATCGCGTCCTCGGCGACAAGTCCGCCGACGCGGCCAAAGCGCTCGGCCGCAAGTCGACCGAACTCGGCCGGGAAGCGAACAAGGCGATCAAGGACTCCGCCAAGACCCTCGACTCGCTGGCACCGCAATCGGGCAAACTCAAGTCGTACACGGACTACGTCGAGCGCAGGGCCGACTCAGGGCTCGGCCGCACCCTCGACCACACGGGCACGAAGGTGGTCAAAGAGGGCACGAAGTCCATCAACGACACGTTGAACCCGGACGAGGGCAGCTAGCTTGCGGTCCGAACGCCCAGCACGCATCGGACCCTCCATCGCCATGGGCGTCGTCTGCATGTTCGCCGGTATCTGGGTGTTCATCGCGGTGCAACACCGGATGGGGCTGACCACACAGGCAGCGCACAACATCGACCGCACCGGCACAGCCGAGGTGCAGTCATGTTCGGGGAGCCCGGCGTACCTCTGGCTGACAGTGATCTGCGACGCGCGGGTGCGATGGGACGGCGAACAGGAGACCGCCACCAAGCGGGTGCACTCGGTGCGCGAGCTGAGCGGCACGGTGACAGTCCAACTGCGGAACGAGGGGCGCGGCCGCGGCGGCGGCACTGTCAGGGAAGTCGTGACAGCGGACTTTCCGTTCAGGCCGGACGGCGGGTTGTTCTTCGTGTTGCTGGTGGGCATCCCCGGCCTGGGCTTGGTCCTCGGCTTCCTGGCGGGCAACCGCCTGTCCAGACTGCTGCCCGAGCCCGCACCGGAGAAGCTCGTCCTGCGTCCCATGGCCCGCACGCGGCGCCCAGGTGACAAGCGGTCGAAACGCTCCCGCAAACGCCGCGGCTGACCGCGCTCCGGTCAGAACG is drawn from Actinokineospora alba and contains these coding sequences:
- a CDS encoding WXG100 family type VII secretion target gives rise to the protein MSADDLIAKADGPSRFAGSGGVESVANLVHDLGDDSNWQELAIDGAMIGLDALSMVMNPLGELVKVGVGWLIEHIDFIREPLEVLTGDPGQVKAIAETWENIAKRLDEMTTEYQTAMSLTEGWSGDAATGYRGVAHGYISALGQIAGQARDAANGVKTAGVVVGTTRAIIFDLIATFISNVITRALLALASAWFTFGASVGVFIASVVADAVQLAAKLQKRLGKLLQAIQQFVSKYRVLGDKSADAAKALGRKSTELGREANKAIKDSAKTLDSLAPQSGKLKSYTDYVERRADSGLGRTLDHTGTKVVKEGTKSINDTLNPDEGS